A portion of the Syngnathoides biaculeatus isolate LvHL_M chromosome 7, ASM1980259v1, whole genome shotgun sequence genome contains these proteins:
- the alkal1 gene encoding ALK and LTK ligand 1 isoform X2, protein MRVERKWHILLTVLLLLITSSKCVDNKEVKQERRTLLDLILQVIRDSQQRDKQICRRCSRGLFASLQDLKMPSREKPWYVPRLDNRQLTEILPRDLKMKSKFIQHFAGPVKFSSECRTHFDRLYHKTRDCSRPAYYKRCARLLTRLAMSPLCARS, encoded by the exons ATGCGGGTGGAGAGGAAATGGCACATTCTCCTGACTGTCCTCCTTCTGCTCATCACCTCCAGCAAGTGTGTGGACAACAAGGAGGTCAAGCAGGAGAGGAGGACCCTGCTGGATTTAATCTTGCAGGTGATCAGAGACAGCCAGCAACGAGACAAACAGATTTGCAGGCGCTGCAGTCGGGGACTCTTTGCGTCCCTCCAAGACTTGAAGATGCCCTCCCGTGAAAAGCCTTGGTACGTTCCCAGGCTGGATAACCGTCAACTCACAG AAATTCTTCCTCGAGATCTGAAGATGAAAAGCAAGTTCATTCAGCACTTTGCAG GACCAGTCAAGTTCTCGTCGGAATGCCGAACACACTTTGACAGACTTTATCACAAAACAAGAGATTGTTCAAGACCAGCAT ATTATAAAAGATGTGCAAGATTGCTGACACGATTAGCAATGAGTCCACTCTGTGCGCGATCATAG
- the alkal1 gene encoding ALK and LTK ligand 1 isoform X1 has protein sequence MRVERKWHILLTVLLLLITSSKCVDNKEVKQERRTLLDLILQVIRDSQQRDKQICRRCSRGLFASLQDLKMPSREKPWYVPRLDNRQLTEILPRDLKMKSKFIQHFAAGPVKFSSECRTHFDRLYHKTRDCSRPAYYKRCARLLTRLAMSPLCARS, from the exons ATGCGGGTGGAGAGGAAATGGCACATTCTCCTGACTGTCCTCCTTCTGCTCATCACCTCCAGCAAGTGTGTGGACAACAAGGAGGTCAAGCAGGAGAGGAGGACCCTGCTGGATTTAATCTTGCAGGTGATCAGAGACAGCCAGCAACGAGACAAACAGATTTGCAGGCGCTGCAGTCGGGGACTCTTTGCGTCCCTCCAAGACTTGAAGATGCCCTCCCGTGAAAAGCCTTGGTACGTTCCCAGGCTGGATAACCGTCAACTCACAG AAATTCTTCCTCGAGATCTGAAGATGAAAAGCAAGTTCATTCAGCACTTTGCAG CAGGACCAGTCAAGTTCTCGTCGGAATGCCGAACACACTTTGACAGACTTTATCACAAAACAAGAGATTGTTCAAGACCAGCAT ATTATAAAAGATGTGCAAGATTGCTGACACGATTAGCAATGAGTCCACTCTGTGCGCGATCATAG